The genomic segment tctgcaaacgacgtaggagcagcatttgtcactccatatgcatccttccaatttaaattaaggtctgccacctctatatactcagcagagttatatgcaatattacaagccctcattcatatcaaaagtacaaaacagtcttcctccgtcattatctcagattctctaaactcgttaacaacaattgatcaactattcactaagaaccctatagccttacttatcaagaaagaacttgcagccttacaagaaactggttccgaagtcaaatttatatgggttccatctcacatgggaatacaaggtaatgaaaaagcagacctccaagcaagggaagcttacaaaaacgatcatgctacaatagtgtcaaagactatttccagtgatataaaacagttcgtcaaagaaaaagtgatcagtgcgtggcaaaatgagtggaatttatcggaatctaaactaaaagaaattaaatcgacagtgagtccgtggcgcctagtgaacttaaaaagagctgatcaagtcaaaatctctcgacttcgattaggtcataccaacattacacataagtacctaatgaataaggaagacattccagtgtgtgattactgtcaaatcaacattactgttaaacacctcctaacagaatgtggaaaatatacagtcaacagacaaaataacaatatttccaacaatttaaaaacagtattaggtgaacatttaaacatcaaagacttaattaattttcttaaagatacatctttatataatttaatctaatgtaaaaactaatgtcgctaatgacccaagtggttgaagcgactattttctttgtaaataaaaaaaaaaaaaaatcttcaatattattttctttatactgtttcttaatcttcatttaactcactatattgaacaattggaccttctgactatcttgaacttactgaactgtaactgattgactgactctaactaactttcatactaaaaactggccccttgaatccaaatcaccgagtatttataccttttcaatcttccagaatcatctggtaagaaatcctgttcgatttgttctattccctacctatatgaatgttctggaaaaagtatatgttcgatccacagacataatcatattcgagaaagttctttcgtaaacaaaggtcaaattctgtattctggagaattctttaattttctattgataattttgttgacatttaggcttttcagatcagaatatacacttaaatcagtaactaacactctaatttaataaactacacattttaaacaacatattattataaccccactttatattcgtaatcattacttaaacgtcactttcagagtatgtatatctggttgcctacgcacatggctcacttaaatatatttacaatattataattatataaaaaaaatactttttacacttattatatgctaatttcttaaaaatgccctcacataaataatttttataaaattttctagtatataacttattaaaataaccaaatactttttatatctaatattatctagtatataatttataaattattttctttaaacaccaatcatctcaatatatatatatatatatatatatatatatatatatatatatatatatatatatatatatatatatatatatatatatatatatatatatatatgtaagttGTATATCTCGATTGGATATTAAATTCAAAATAGTTGTTAATATAGTTAGATGTTAACTTAATagctaattattttttatttcgtgtACTATTCACAATAAATAAcgctgtatatttttattttccagaGATATGGCTCCAAATCTTCTAGGGAAATCCTCGTCTTTCCTGATGGCAGAGGCTACATCGGCAGAGCCGGTGCAGATTATCGCCACTAAGGAGAGCCTCCAGCAGTCATATCAGACCTACCAACAACAAATCAAACAGTCTGTCCCTAGAAAAGCGCCCAAGTATAAATGGGAGATAGTTTGGAGAAACGTGTTAGCTTTTGTGTTACTTCATGGTGTAGGAACATATGGAATATACTGTATGTTATTAGGACGAGTTAAGATATTCACCATTGCTTTTAGTAAGTACATTAATTTTTTTGACTTTAGAATACACATCAGTGTAAAATGTGTATGTATGTAGACGTTGGTTTTGATTGCACCAAGCTCTATCTTATTTTTTTACTACATTCTTTTTCCATAGTCAttcgatttatttttaaattaaaaaacactagaaaaaatatatatgtatcttgtactttcttttttagatattttatttgcTGTATTTGCGGGTCTCGGTGTAACAGCTGGAGCGCATAGACTATGGGCACATCGGACCTACAAGGCCAAATTTCCTCTTAGATTGCTTCTAGCGTTTTTCCACACAGCAGCTCTACAGAATGACATCCACGAGTGGGTCAGAGATCATAGAGTCCACCATAAATTCACCGACACGGACGCCGATCCACATAATGCCAGCAGAGGTTTCTTCTTCTCGCACATAGGATGGCTAATGCTTAGAAAGCATAAGGACGTCTTGGAAAAAGGAAAGACTGTAGACATGAGTGACGTAGAAGCCGATCCTGTAGTTATGTTCCAGAAAAAGTAAGTTAAATGATTATTTCTGTGAATAACTCACTGAAAACTattgttttctaaaaaaaaataacaataatagaaAACACGAAATTTATTACTCTTGAATTCACAAATATTAAATgggagaaaaaatatatttattaacttTACTTTCAGATATTACGTATTTTTGGTAACGATGTTGACTTTTTTGATTCCTGCACACATTCCATGGTACTGTTGGAAAGAAAATTACTTACTAGCCTGGTACATGTGCATATTTAGGTATGCTTTGTCGCTTAACGTCACTTGGTTGGTCAATAGCGCAGCTCATATTTGGGGAACGAAGCCATACGACAAGTAAGTAACGAATATAATCAATAATATCATAAACGaaataaattactttttttaaacgAAACGTGAAATCTCTAGTATGATGATGAATGCATGTAGTTGATATGTTTTTAtacaacaataaaacactgaaaacttttgtttttaaaacttctacaaaatttattataactacagctgtttcggcagagtacctTTCTCTTTTTAGTAAGCGTTTACACTTAGTATTCTTCTTGAGACCTAATAacttgaggaggggataactgtttgtttcaagttgatcattcagaattataCATGCATGTTTTAATTTGgaaatttccatagaatctaattaatatagtttaaggcctttattttggatatgaagaatttaaaattcatcattaaaagaacGATTATGGtttagaaggtgaagtgcatatgtagaatctgtttttctattattgaaagctcttttaTGTACTGGTATACGTTTGTTAAAGTTTCTACCAGTTTGCCGATGTAAGTTTTTCGGCAGTCACCACATTTAAGTTTAGATACACCACTGTgtaattgatttttattttggctcttgttgtttttgatatatttgcCTGCTATTTGTTCTAAAAGccggtgttattcctttctttttatgtatttggttattttttagtaTGGTATAATCAGACCCAAACCCTGACATCCAAAGTAAAAGTTATTCTCCGACACCAAATGTTTCTGTATGGTTCACATACAGTTCAGTAAAAAGGTTCAGTATTTCTAGCGTCGGGTTTGGGGGGTAGTGGAGGAAGTAGTCGTTAAATTAgtagttttttacgtttttttacgttaaatttaaaacaaaaaaggtcATATGCAAAATTGTTCTAACATTTTTTTGggcaaattataatattattactgAGGAAACTAATTTTTTTACCAGAATTGTGTTTTGTAAATGTAATTTGTTATTTCATTGGCCAGTGATATATTAGTGATAAGCTCTAGAAGAAACGTCAACCTCACCACCTTCTCAAGGGGCGCTACTTTTTAAGGGTAAAGAGGCTTCCACAGGCATAATCTGTAGTACGGAGAAATTTACTCTGAACTTTCTATAGACAATAAAttccaaaaaaataattttaaatactcTTACTATCACTATTGTGTAAGATATTTTTTACATAATAATGATGATTATATTGCAAttagtttaaaataaacttattcatCAGTTTCAATCCTCTTCAAATACAACATCTTCCTCATCAAATACAACATCCTCCTCTTCTACATCTTCGACTATGATGATTGTGTCGGACACACACTTACGGACGCATTCGTCTTTTCAAGTACATAGTATGAGGGAAAGTAATTCCTCGGGAACTGCGGCACGTACTGTTGTAATTGGTGTCATGTGTTCGTTAATCTTTTTCCAACCCGACTCGAGCGGATTCTTCTCCTCATTCAGCCACTGCGGTACCTGGTGATAGGTTCTGAACGAATTCTGTCTGAAAGCTCCTGAAGTGGGGGTAGTGTAGTTAACTTGAGCAAAGAATGTATAAGCTGCTTTGCAATAGCCTTCAAGTAAGACTGATAGCGAAAACAGTCTAGATTTTCCATGGTGCTAGCTTCAAACATCGCAAGAAGGAAATATTTTCCGGTGTCAGCTACTTCACTGGGGTCAGCTTTGGGATCGTTAATGACTAAAAGTTTTCTACGAAGAGCATCGTTGGCTTGTACTTTCCTAGACTGTGTAATTTTTTCCTTCTCCTAGGTAGCTGATACCGTGTCACATCCTGTAAAGGCGTATATTGCAAGGAATACATCCTTCATATTCCCAATGTCTCACTGAATATCAGCAATAGTGTAGACTTTTTGCTGCTGTTTACCTGTCTTTGCTACCaccattttcaatttcttctttgaTGCGTGGATAGTCAACAAAACTAGTAGGTCCGTGTCATTACCAATAATACAAGATTTAACGTCTTTCTTAGCTTCATCAATAGctgttaaaactattaataagtcAGCGTCAACATATGCTTGATGAACTGTGCAACCACATCTTTGCAAGTGTACTGTAAGAAGTGAAAGAAGGCCCATTTTGTTGTTAGGGTAGATGGACATTGCCAGACAACACGATGAAGAAGGTGACCTCCATGAATGGTGTATGACATTTTCTTTTAATCTAGAGCACATGATGATTTTTTGTGTCTAGAATTAAAACAGTAACCATTGACGATTTGCTTCCTTTTTTATCAAGCCAGATTCGTCGAACAAAGATCGAGGATACGCATATAGTTCAAATATTTCTTCAAGTCTCTCATCACTCCTTACTGTGCACACTATCCGATGTAGATTGTTTAAATTTACACATTCCGTGGTGGTGCTAATTGTCATATACCTGGATATAGAGGCTAGGAACTTAACATTTAATTTTCTGTTCAAGTGTATCTTATTGAATGTTTTGTTTTGAATATCTTTCACAGCTAGGGTTCCGACATCAAACGCTTTATGACAGTTCACTTTTCATCTCCTATAACCCCTGTTAATAAGGCAGAGAGTTCAGGGgttttaatgttttaatactcgtacttatttatttttttttttacgttttgtaaatgttaacattttttttttttcgagtttACTTTTACAATTTTCAAAACTAGTTTGCTTAATATTTTTTCGTAATCTTATGTAGCATAGTCTACATGTACATCTACACCCTCCGTAGCTCTGGAACTATTTTTTTGAAAAGGATTAAAAATAGaacttttttgtttcaaatttaatGTAGAACATTTTGTATAGAAAATTGTTCACGCTAAACCGCatagtgttataaatattgaagaaaaacgtaaaaaactaCTAATTTACCGACTTCTCCTCCCCATTGTGTAACTTTTTACTGAACAATATATGGACCATATAGAACAATTTGGTGTTGGAGAAAAACTTTTACTTTGGATGTCGGGGTCTTTTTTTGACCAATCTTACCATACTATTTGTTGATATGTTCTCTGTATATAAAATCGAGCAGAAAGTACTGAGTTTTTTCTCTGGAGTTGGAAATACTAGTTTTAGGACTTTCtaatgtagtttttaatttaaaattgtatttattgtATATTCTATGTACTAAtagtttactgctatttgcttaatgatattcagttatatttcgaatttttttttaacatgagaatttctattaatctatgtaataTGGTAATAGACTATAGTATAAAAAATcttttagaccataatattacaaatcaaatcgttacatcttcttgaaaatatatacaaataacagtgcaggacttatgggtaatcctctaagcccattgctaacGAATATTTTAATGGGGCATCTAGAAACAACAGCTTTTATATTGTTGGAGATaagtagacgatgtactggtatgttttagtGGAACTAATAGGCAACTTGGACAATTCTTATCGTATATAAATTCAccccatagtcatattgaatttaaagtaggaacagaacagaatcaatccataaattttcaagatttaaaaattatcagattaaaaacaaacatgagttcctgaaacaaaacaaaagcccTAAAactatttccaccaccagaggaAAAACCCAGCACTTCCTGCTCGATTACATTAACAAgtaagatatcaacaaaaatagccaaacacataaaaagaaaggaataacaccagctttcagaacaaacaataaCTTAGGCAAATACATTAAAAACAGCAAGAGCCAAAAGAAACAGTGGTGTATAAAAACTTAAATGTGACGACtgctcaaaaacttacatcggtcaaactggtagaacttttaacaaacgtatagcataacataaaaaggctttcaataatagaaaaatagattctacgtacgcacttcaccttctaggcCATAATCTTCTTTTAATGACCAAGTCCAAAttattcacattcaaaataaagctatctttattagaatctatggaaattaacaaattaaaaatacagacataattctgaataatCAACAGTTCTCCCTCCCCAACGTATTCCTCTTTTTCCAATGCGATTTGATGTTTTACACGTTCTTCACGTGTCTTACCTAAttttgttttcgttaattttacaTGGTGTAATAGTTTTGAATTCGATGCTTTTCAGTTTCACTTCCATGTTTCTTTTTCTACCTTCGCAATGATCACTTCGTATCGTATTGTAAATTGTTTTAATGCGCAGCTTTctcagatatttttattttattatttctgtaattttttatcatttatagCTTGTTTCTAAACTTCTCCATTTTGATCACTATATTTCAGTTCAAGTATACTTACCTCGTCTGATCCTTCCTTTTGCAaaatttcttctttaatattcccCCATAAAATGTAAAGTATCTTTAGTTATCAGTGATGCCGACGTGCATTAACTCGTCACTAGGATTAAAATTACCAATTTGGTTAATCTCCTACCTGAAGAAACATACATCAATTCGTTCCCGAGAATAgcaggtaaataaaaataaattcatgaaCTCGTCTCCGTAAAATTATGAATCTTACTTCTGATGGATTCGAGAATGGTAAACCGAATATCCATTTTCCAATTTCACTGTTTTTGTTCCTGTAATTAGGAACGAGGCTCAGATTTTGAATTTTGCGAAATCGTGCTTATGCCAACTGAAACCTGCCTCCTACTAATTTGGAATTTGGGAACACTGTTCTTATGACATTTTGAATGACTATTTTAAAGTCTGCCACAATAATTTCGGGTTCAGATTTAATTCCAAACACGTTTTTTGTAAGAACATTTCTTCTTATTTGGTATTAAACAAAAAGCAAGTGGTAtttaatgtccattttccaataTATGCAGTGTGAACAACTGCAAGAAATGATCTGGACAGTAGTACCATCGatattacaatttttaacaatttaaatttgttaTAGGGGGCTAAAAGGGGGGATTGAACAATCACTGGGCTTGGAGATAgtgtaagcaaataaattgaaacatttgcgaacggctactcgtgttttggtaGGAGAGCAAGgtcgtggataaggattcctttttgggggggggggggagcTGGTTGAACTAACTAcgaaaaataaatcaagaaatacTTACAGAAATGTCCTGGACAACATTAAACAGGAAAATTTCCAAAGTATTTAAAATtgggacgccgtttaaaaaatcCTCTAGCtgcttagaaaaaaatgtttttctttcctaaaaaattttaagggtgaatatctttttaaaagaagaaattttttaaactcatttttggtttttattttctgCGTAAATATCTAAGCGGAACCAAGTTCAATCGAAAgagcaatttgtttattataaacagactccaaaatgtgtttatattatcaatctcagagacgcaaaaagattaagaatatttttcggAGTTTATGATATACGGggtgaaacgaaaatgctacaaATTTGCTACTTTTGCAAAGAAGGGTTACATTTGTTAGACACAAAATACGATAATTTCTTTAATATTGCCGGTAATGATAAAGTTTTCATCTTTTATTGTCTTATTAGTCATTGTTTTTATAAACATGATAGCGTCTGCTCTACTTTTTGGAAAAACCAGAAGAGTTTTTCGTCAGTTCTTATAAATAGTGTTATGAATTTAGTGAATGTATTTGACTGTTAAACTACTTAACTGGGCAGGATATTCTCTTAAAATAGAATGTATTACCTCGCAAGGCTTCTCACAAACGTCATCGGTTGCTTTACGTTTACCACCAACACTCACTATCtgcctatttagttttttcaatttttttttatgtatatgttCTAGTTCACTGCACATAATCAAGTTTTCGGCACCCACGGtataaattttaacttttaacaaAGGTGAATCACCCATCTCCAACatacttcaccactttttaacTCTTTGCAAATTTCTGAAATTCTACTACTAATACAGGTTTTTCACTTTCACTAAAACTTTTAGAGCATTCCATAATATTTTGCTTGCCAGTAGTTattataaaatgaaaatgaaaataaatttaaactttctTAAATTAAATTTGGTTTTTCCAGTAATTATAATCCCCTGCTCAGGGTTCAGTTGAGTGGTGTCATTAAAGTAGCATCGGTAGAAATTAAGGGTAGGATTATCTTCTAGTACCTGCTTGGGGACGAATTTAGGCCGCCCATTTCTTGTTATTCCTTCTTTTCAATTAACTCAATTGCTTAAGATTCTCTTCAGTTAAatatttttccatatttcttCTAGTGACTCTCCACTTTGTTGTCATATAGACTTTCAGTTaatttatttcttacactttCTTCTTATAGGACTATAGGTCATTCTTATTTTGGCTCTGATCAGCGTGTGGTCTGTTaagctcttaatatcttttaAGCAGCTTCTCCAAGGGAATTGGATTATTATGCGGTCTATTTGGTTCTCATATCTCTCTTTCGGGAATCTCCATGTTTCAACATGTATCAGtttattttaaagaataattCCACCTATTATAACTTCGTTTTGTTTAGCTTGTACCCTACTTTAGCT from the Diabrotica undecimpunctata isolate CICGRU chromosome 1, icDiaUnde3, whole genome shotgun sequence genome contains:
- the LOC140450443 gene encoding acyl-CoA Delta-9 desaturase-like isoform X1 — its product is MGKQVPFLRDNIIHCPNGSQVQCRGSDVNKVHGHRNSNCIFIESTVLGISLDIAHFACVYFCAKQRDMAPNLLGKSSSFLMAEATSAEPVQIIATKESLQQSYQTYQQQIKQSVPRKAPKYKWEIVWRNVLAFVLLHGVGTYGIYCMLLGRVKIFTIAFNILFAVFAGLGVTAGAHRLWAHRTYKAKFPLRLLLAFFHTAALQNDIHEWVRDHRVHHKFTDTDADPHNASRGFFFSHIGWLMLRKHKDVLEKGKTVDMSDVEADPVVMFQKKYYVFLVTMLTFLIPAHIPWYCWKENYLLAWYMCIFRYALSLNVTWLVNSAAHIWGTKPYDNTIGPTENKYVSALGFGEGWHNYHHTFPWDYKAAELGDYKLNYTTAVLDFMSRIGQAYDLKTASMEMVKKRVARTGDGSWTNGKVEGESNKDHHHHTHEECVWGWGDKDMDEEEIRDVREFNNLKED
- the LOC140450443 gene encoding acyl-CoA Delta-9 desaturase-like isoform X2, translating into MIWSLRKKLKMWLKIMNGERDMAPNLLGKSSSFLMAEATSAEPVQIIATKESLQQSYQTYQQQIKQSVPRKAPKYKWEIVWRNVLAFVLLHGVGTYGIYCMLLGRVKIFTIAFNILFAVFAGLGVTAGAHRLWAHRTYKAKFPLRLLLAFFHTAALQNDIHEWVRDHRVHHKFTDTDADPHNASRGFFFSHIGWLMLRKHKDVLEKGKTVDMSDVEADPVVMFQKKYYVFLVTMLTFLIPAHIPWYCWKENYLLAWYMCIFRYALSLNVTWLVNSAAHIWGTKPYDNTIGPTENKYVSALGFGEGWHNYHHTFPWDYKAAELGDYKLNYTTAVLDFMSRIGQAYDLKTASMEMVKKRVARTGDGSWTNGKVEGESNKDHHHHTHEECVWGWGDKDMDEEEIRDVREFNNLKED